In one window of Candidatus Sulfuricurvum sp. RIFRC-1 DNA:
- a CDS encoding FAD:protein FMN transferase — translation MKWICLLTLIPVLLWSQPRTQVHMGTLINVDVEETSLSDQVFELFDDLDHLLSTYKPDSEISRLNQKYTAQPSPVTRRILERSMEMYLLSNGAFDITIGSITHGAYRFGTADEHLPSQKEIDRMGEFVGNERITFEGDFVNIQPGTTIDLGGIGKGFAVDLAIELLTKQHQLKAIIAASGDISCLGECTISVQNPFIAHEDIATITSSLPRLSVSTSGNYERYIKTKAHNHLIDPKTLKPQQWFASVTLVDTQDNTRLDALATAVSVMEESKAIEMLESLSIGYLLIRNDTTRLMSRIPSGVTLSLH, via the coding sequence ATGAAATGGATATGCTTACTCACCCTGATACCGGTACTGCTTTGGAGTCAGCCTCGCACTCAAGTCCATATGGGAACACTCATCAATGTTGATGTCGAAGAAACTTCTCTAAGCGATCAAGTCTTTGAATTGTTTGATGATCTCGATCACCTACTCTCAACCTATAAACCCGATTCAGAGATTTCCCGTCTGAATCAAAAATACACCGCACAACCATCACCGGTGACTCGGCGTATTTTGGAACGCTCTATGGAAATGTATCTCTTAAGCAACGGAGCCTTTGATATCACTATCGGTTCGATCACTCACGGTGCGTATCGATTCGGAACCGCCGATGAGCATCTCCCGTCTCAAAAAGAGATTGACCGAATGGGAGAATTTGTCGGAAATGAGAGGATAACGTTTGAGGGTGATTTCGTAAACATTCAGCCCGGTACTACCATTGACTTAGGAGGAATTGGGAAAGGATTCGCGGTTGATCTTGCAATAGAACTGTTAACAAAGCAGCATCAGTTAAAAGCGATTATCGCTGCATCCGGTGATATCAGCTGTCTGGGGGAGTGTACGATATCCGTACAAAATCCTTTTATTGCACACGAAGATATTGCTACCATAACCTCCTCACTCCCCCGTTTAAGCGTCAGCACAAGCGGCAATTATGAGCGTTACATCAAAACAAAAGCCCATAACCATCTCATTGATCCTAAAACACTTAAACCGCAACAATGGTTTGCCTCGGTCACATTAGTCGATACACAGGATAATACCCGTCTGGATGCCCTTGCAACAGCGGTATCCGTCATGGAAGAGTCCAAAGCCATTGAGATGCTGGAATCCTTGTCCATCGGTTATTTACTCATTCGAAATGATACGACACGTCTCATGAGCCGAATCCCCTCAGGGGTCACACTTTCATTGCATTAA
- a CDS encoding porin encodes MKNLLLSSCAALVLTANLSADEMSDLKAQLKALSERLESIEASNKKQAEQTQVLTEELINVQNATSFTSLDPSKDVQGLGVAASKVYYSKNPLSIGGYGELYYSKYNDSVGTGNTKDAYGDTYRFIPYIGYKFSDSIILNSEIEFEHGNEVAIEQLYVDFILDPLATVRIGHQLVPMGYVNLYHEPTLFNTVIRPDVERQLIPSTWHELGLSVYGKTDSFEYQVGAFSALDMYNSTLGTPLADKDWIRKARIGNESDKGMDNMAAVARLDYNGVNGLQIGLSGYTGKAGNAKVSGKSEEGQMNMVDIHASFQLDGFKARALYTQSHLSNADSYRSDMPESARGGYLNLEYNILPFFASSSDRLPLFFQYENYNLANKMANGSSFGTTTSYTYGLNYFPHDQVVLKAEYMLRHNENSADTTKYVNEGIYSLGLGFIF; translated from the coding sequence ATGAAAAATCTTCTCTTGAGCTCGTGTGCTGCACTGGTGCTTACCGCCAATCTCTCTGCGGATGAGATGAGTGATCTTAAGGCTCAACTCAAAGCGCTGAGTGAACGGTTGGAGAGTATCGAAGCAAGCAATAAAAAACAAGCTGAACAAACTCAGGTCTTAACGGAAGAGTTGATCAACGTCCAAAATGCGACATCCTTTACCTCTCTCGATCCTTCCAAAGATGTGCAAGGACTCGGTGTAGCGGCATCCAAAGTTTATTACTCCAAGAACCCTCTCTCCATTGGGGGATACGGTGAACTCTATTATTCAAAATACAATGACAGTGTCGGCACCGGCAATACAAAAGATGCTTACGGTGATACCTACCGATTTATTCCCTACATCGGGTATAAATTCAGTGATAGCATTATCTTGAATTCTGAAATCGAGTTTGAACACGGAAATGAAGTCGCTATCGAGCAGCTCTATGTTGACTTTATTCTTGATCCGCTTGCAACGGTACGTATCGGACATCAGCTCGTTCCGATGGGATATGTGAATCTCTATCATGAGCCGACACTCTTTAATACCGTTATCCGTCCGGATGTCGAGAGACAACTCATCCCTTCCACGTGGCACGAATTGGGCTTAAGCGTATACGGTAAAACCGATAGCTTTGAATATCAAGTCGGAGCATTTAGTGCTTTGGATATGTATAACTCTACATTAGGTACTCCTCTCGCAGACAAAGACTGGATTCGTAAAGCACGTATCGGCAATGAAAGCGATAAAGGGATGGACAATATGGCTGCCGTTGCACGATTGGATTACAATGGGGTCAATGGATTGCAAATAGGCCTCAGCGGTTACACCGGCAAAGCGGGGAATGCAAAAGTATCCGGTAAATCTGAAGAAGGACAAATGAACATGGTTGATATCCATGCAAGTTTCCAACTTGATGGATTCAAAGCACGCGCCCTTTATACCCAAAGCCATCTAAGCAATGCGGATTCATACCGATCCGATATGCCAGAAAGTGCACGCGGCGGTTATCTGAATTTAGAGTATAATATCCTACCATTTTTTGCGTCATCAAGTGATCGATTACCACTCTTTTTCCAATATGAAAACTATAATTTGGCTAACAAAATGGCTAATGGGAGTTCATTTGGAACTACGACAAGTTATACCTATGGTTTGAACTACTTCCCGCATGATCAAGTAGTTCTAAAAGCGGAATATATGTTGCGTCACAACGAAAATTCAGCCGATACAACCAAGTATGTCAATGAAGGTATTTACTCACTTGGATTAGGATTTATCTTTTGA
- a CDS encoding FMN-binding protein codes for MIKTLVLLLFVVTASFAQVLGDPIELTQRIFSSKSVETENIILNEGQIAQLAKASQQKIDTKLYRIYVAKNGAKNVGYGVLMNKKVRTKTAIALYLIDTSGKIKTIEIVAFNEPLEYLPTATWLDVFDNKSSSDTLKLNQDIPTTTGATLSARSITDGARVALALLEIVKP; via the coding sequence TTGATCAAAACACTCGTCCTTCTTCTTTTTGTTGTCACCGCTAGTTTCGCCCAAGTTTTGGGTGATCCTATTGAACTTACTCAACGTATCTTTAGCTCCAAAAGCGTAGAGACTGAAAATATCATCCTCAATGAGGGGCAGATTGCGCAACTCGCCAAAGCCTCCCAACAAAAAATCGATACGAAACTGTATCGTATTTATGTGGCTAAAAATGGGGCTAAAAATGTAGGGTACGGCGTTTTAATGAATAAAAAAGTACGTACTAAGACGGCGATAGCCCTTTATCTGATCGATACAAGCGGTAAAATCAAAACGATTGAGATCGTTGCGTTTAATGAACCGCTTGAATACCTTCCAACCGCTACCTGGCTCGATGTTTTTGACAATAAAAGCAGTTCAGATACCCTCAAACTCAATCAAGATATCCCTACTACGACGGGTGCCACGTTGTCTGCACGCTCTATCACCGATGGCGCGCGCGTAGCATTAGCTCTTCTCGAAATTGTAAAACCATGA
- a CDS encoding Crp/Fnr family transcriptional regulator yields the protein MELSAFTFFSHLSSELQQFVHAHARPITVSKNTILFYQGDVCTDILFLTEGNVRLYIQGEGIEEITLYTLKPLEQCVVNTASLVSQNVAIGTAITESDISGYLLDYESIRSLMSQSPEYLSFIFSLFTVRLASLATLVEDIKFKRLDVRLLEWLAHQENSRIEMTHEQIATQLGTSRVVISRLLKDLEHKGKVHLERGAIERLA from the coding sequence ATGGAACTTTCAGCATTTACTTTTTTCTCCCATCTATCCTCGGAACTTCAACAGTTTGTCCATGCTCACGCCCGTCCGATCACCGTCTCAAAAAACACGATTTTATTTTATCAAGGTGATGTATGCACGGATATCCTCTTTTTGACCGAGGGAAATGTCCGTCTCTATATCCAAGGCGAAGGGATCGAAGAGATCACCCTCTATACACTCAAACCGCTCGAACAATGCGTCGTCAACACCGCTAGCCTTGTCTCCCAAAACGTTGCCATCGGAACCGCCATCACAGAGAGTGATATCAGCGGCTATCTCCTCGATTATGAATCGATCCGCTCTCTCATGTCTCAAAGCCCGGAGTATCTCAGTTTCATATTTTCCCTCTTTACCGTCCGTCTCGCATCGCTGGCTACGCTCGTGGAGGATATCAAATTCAAACGTCTCGATGTACGTTTACTCGAATGGCTCGCACATCAGGAAAACAGCCGTATCGAAATGACCCATGAGCAGATTGCAACGCAGCTGGGGACCTCACGCGTCGTGATCAGCCGACTGCTGAAAGATTTAGAACACAAAGGAAAAGTCCATCTGGAACGCGGAGCGATAGAGCGGTTAGCGTAA